In the Gymnodinialimonas sp. 202GB13-11 genome, one interval contains:
- a CDS encoding CCA tRNA nucleotidyltransferase: MRLQADWLTHPGTDAVFDALCDHNAWFVGGCVRNGLLGQPVDDIDIATDATPDQVIAAADAAGLRAVPTGLDHGTITVVAHNKPHEVTTLRADLETDGRHATVAFSTDIANDAARRDFTINALYATRNGEVLDPNGEGLTDLSARRVRFIGDPAQRIIEDYLRILRFFRFHAWYADPSNGLDAEALAACATHIDGLERLAKERITSELLKLLRSPDPAPAVAAMEQTGVLPALLPGAQSKLLTVLTGVEDCLAPDAIRRLAALGGSDTADHLRLSRTDAKRLALYGAEMGLTTKPGALGYWHGANAANDILALRAALFEQPMNPKDRDAAETGSAAEFPVRAADLPDLEGPTLGQRLKELEQRWIDSDFTLTKQALLR, translated from the coding sequence ATGCGGTTGCAGGCGGATTGGCTGACACATCCTGGCACCGACGCAGTGTTCGATGCTCTTTGTGATCACAACGCATGGTTTGTCGGCGGCTGCGTGCGCAACGGTCTGCTCGGCCAGCCTGTGGACGACATTGATATTGCGACAGATGCCACGCCGGATCAGGTCATTGCTGCTGCCGATGCCGCAGGGTTACGGGCCGTACCAACTGGCCTTGACCATGGCACAATCACAGTAGTCGCCCATAACAAGCCACATGAAGTAACGACCCTACGCGCCGATTTAGAGACGGATGGTCGCCATGCGACAGTGGCCTTTTCAACCGACATCGCGAACGACGCGGCGCGGCGCGATTTCACGATAAACGCCCTTTACGCGACCCGCAACGGAGAGGTTCTTGATCCGAACGGCGAGGGTCTGACCGACCTGTCCGCGCGGCGTGTGCGTTTCATCGGCGACCCTGCACAGCGCATCATCGAGGATTACCTCCGCATCCTACGCTTTTTCCGCTTCCACGCTTGGTACGCAGACCCCTCCAATGGCCTTGACGCCGAGGCACTTGCCGCGTGTGCCACGCACATCGACGGGCTCGAACGACTTGCCAAAGAACGGATCACGTCAGAGCTTTTGAAGCTGCTCCGTTCGCCCGATCCGGCCCCTGCTGTCGCAGCGATGGAGCAGACGGGCGTTCTTCCCGCCCTGCTGCCGGGCGCGCAATCGAAGCTGCTGACTGTTCTGACCGGAGTTGAGGACTGTTTGGCACCTGATGCCATCCGCCGATTGGCCGCGCTTGGCGGATCAGACACGGCCGATCACCTACGTCTGTCTAGGACGGACGCCAAACGCTTGGCCCTCTATGGGGCGGAGATGGGGTTGACGACGAAACCCGGCGCTTTGGGTTACTGGCACGGTGCGAACGCCGCGAACGACATCCTCGCGCTGCGCGCTGCGCTGTTTGAGCAACCGATGAATCCAAAGGACAGAGACGCGGCTGAAACCGGGTCAGCCGCGGAATTTCCTGTACGTGCAGCCGATCTACCCGATCTTGAAGGCCCTACTCTCGGGCAACGCCTGAAAGAATTGGAGCAACGCTGGATCGATAGCGATTTTACACTCACGAAACAGGCTCTACTTCGCTGA
- a CDS encoding CoA pyrophosphatase, whose amino-acid sequence MGRPVDLNTIMAALDVPARPSSDYDLNPGVVLPEGRKLRPAAVLIGVLDDHVILTKRASTLKHHPGQIAFPGGKVDGDETIVQAALREAHEEVGLAPETVSILAELPPHETVTSYSVTPVLARIEHDFEPVVEPGEVAECFRVPLPFLMDPTNYAVEGRRWRGMRREFFTVPYGPYYIWGATARILKSLADRVA is encoded by the coding sequence ATGGGACGCCCCGTTGATCTGAACACCATCATGGCCGCGCTGGATGTTCCGGCGCGGCCATCGTCTGACTACGACCTGAATCCAGGCGTGGTCCTGCCCGAAGGGCGCAAATTGCGCCCGGCTGCCGTGCTGATCGGTGTGTTGGACGACCATGTGATACTGACGAAACGGGCCTCGACCCTCAAACACCATCCCGGTCAGATCGCCTTCCCCGGTGGCAAAGTCGATGGGGATGAGACGATCGTTCAGGCCGCGTTGCGTGAGGCACATGAAGAGGTTGGGCTAGCCCCCGAAACTGTCTCTATTCTTGCGGAATTGCCCCCACATGAGACCGTGACCAGCTATTCCGTAACGCCCGTGCTGGCGCGCATCGAACATGATTTCGAACCGGTTGTTGAGCCAGGGGAAGTCGCGGAATGCTTTCGCGTGCCCCTACCCTTTCTGATGGACCCGACGAACTATGCCGTCGAAGGCCGCCGCTGGCGTGGCATGCGGCGGGAGTTCTTCACCGTGCCGTATGGACCCTACTACATCTGGGGGGCCACAGCGCGCATCCTGAAATCACTCGCGGATCGGGTGGCGTGA
- a CDS encoding Hsp33 family molecular chaperone HslO: MTLTTKLAWDDTVLPFQLDRSDVRGRVARLDTTLDQILGQHDYPAPVEAMVAEMALLTALIGQTIKLRWKLSLQVRSDGPIRLIATDFLAPEAEGEPARIRAYASYDAEKLDVTAPAFPQIGSGYFAILIDQGPDMTPYQGITPLAGGSLSACAEAYFAQSEQLPTQFQLSYGQAQEPGQAASWRAGGVMVQLMPESSLEAQGGGTGEEGLLTAEDLVDEDTAEDWNRAKILLETADEMELIGPHVSPTDLLVRLFHEEQPRVFDAQPVAFGCTCSEDRVRQSLSIYSAKDIAHMTTDEGRVTADCQFCGAHYEFDPLTLGFEAEKDPDGTPR; this comes from the coding sequence ATGACCCTGACCACGAAACTCGCGTGGGACGACACTGTTTTGCCATTTCAGCTCGACCGCTCCGATGTGCGCGGCCGTGTGGCGCGGCTGGACACCACGCTCGACCAGATCCTTGGGCAGCACGACTACCCCGCTCCGGTTGAGGCGATGGTGGCCGAGATGGCCCTGTTGACTGCATTGATCGGGCAGACGATCAAGCTGCGCTGGAAACTGTCGTTGCAGGTCCGCTCCGACGGGCCGATCCGGCTGATCGCCACGGACTTCCTCGCCCCTGAGGCGGAGGGAGAGCCTGCGCGCATCCGGGCATATGCGTCCTATGATGCGGAGAAGCTGGATGTGACCGCACCGGCCTTCCCGCAGATCGGGTCGGGCTACTTCGCGATCCTGATCGACCAGGGCCCGGACATGACGCCCTATCAGGGCATCACACCGTTGGCCGGTGGGTCTCTATCCGCCTGTGCAGAGGCTTACTTCGCTCAATCCGAGCAATTGCCGACCCAGTTCCAGCTGTCCTACGGGCAAGCTCAGGAACCGGGGCAGGCGGCCAGCTGGCGCGCCGGTGGCGTGATGGTGCAGCTAATGCCCGAATCCTCGCTTGAGGCGCAGGGTGGGGGCACTGGCGAAGAGGGTCTGCTGACTGCGGAAGACCTTGTGGATGAGGATACGGCCGAAGATTGGAACCGCGCCAAGATCCTGCTGGAAACAGCGGATGAGATGGAGCTGATCGGGCCGCACGTGTCACCGACAGACCTTCTGGTGCGTCTGTTCCATGAAGAGCAGCCGCGCGTCTTCGATGCGCAACCGGTTGCGTTCGGTTGCACATGCTCTGAGGATCGTGTGCGGCAATCCTTGTCGATCTACTCGGCCAAGGACATCGCCCATATGACAACGGATGAGGGGCGCGTGACGGCAGATTGCCAGTTCTGCGGCGCTCATTACGAGTTCGACCCGCTGACACTTGGGTTCGAGGCCGAGAAAGATCCCGATGGGACGCCCCGTTGA
- a CDS encoding glycosyltransferase family 4 protein produces the protein MKILFVHQNFPGQYRELFSWLRAQGGHELVFLTQRKDVPKLENARVIQYDTHHKPKEGTYALTQYWEECAGNGFGCAQAAEKLKKEGFTPDIILGHVGWGELTFLKQVWADVPIIGYFEYYFLAKGGSVGFDPEFPASPHAPFTMHARNAVNFANIQTVDLGHSPTQWQCDTFPETFREKIYVKHDGIRTDNLKPDPKAQVALGRLGRSVTREDEIFTYMARNMEPTRGFHSFMRALPHILDARPNARALIIGGSDVSYGKKSGAQGGYRAEMEKEVGNKVDWSRVHFLGRVPYEDYQKIIQVSRCHVYLTVPFVLSWSLLESMSMGATIVASDVAPVREAITHGENGLLADFFKPEDIARKVMDVLERPGTYAHLGPNARKHVVKNYDFTKVCLPEHLRQINGLVPKAKRIALP, from the coding sequence ATGAAGATCCTTTTCGTGCACCAGAATTTCCCCGGCCAGTACCGTGAGCTGTTCTCATGGCTGCGCGCACAAGGCGGGCATGAGTTGGTGTTCCTGACCCAGCGCAAGGATGTGCCAAAGCTGGAGAATGCGCGGGTCATTCAATACGACACGCACCACAAGCCGAAAGAGGGCACCTATGCCCTGACCCAATATTGGGAGGAATGCGCTGGCAACGGGTTTGGCTGCGCGCAGGCCGCAGAGAAGTTGAAGAAAGAGGGTTTCACGCCGGATATCATTCTGGGCCACGTCGGCTGGGGTGAGTTGACGTTCCTCAAGCAGGTTTGGGCCGATGTGCCGATCATCGGCTACTTCGAGTATTACTTTCTGGCGAAAGGCGGCAGCGTTGGTTTTGACCCGGAGTTCCCGGCCAGCCCCCATGCACCCTTCACCATGCACGCGCGCAATGCCGTGAACTTCGCCAATATCCAGACCGTCGATCTGGGCCACTCGCCGACGCAATGGCAGTGCGACACCTTCCCCGAGACGTTCCGAGAGAAGATTTACGTCAAGCATGACGGCATCCGGACGGACAATCTCAAGCCCGACCCGAAGGCGCAGGTCGCGCTTGGGCGGCTAGGCCGCTCCGTCACGCGGGAGGATGAGATTTTCACCTACATGGCCCGCAATATGGAACCGACGCGCGGCTTTCATTCCTTCATGCGCGCGCTGCCCCATATTCTTGATGCGCGCCCCAATGCACGGGCGCTGATTATCGGCGGCAGCGATGTGTCCTACGGCAAGAAGTCCGGTGCGCAGGGTGGCTATCGTGCCGAGATGGAAAAGGAAGTTGGCAACAAGGTCGACTGGTCCCGCGTCCATTTCCTCGGTCGCGTGCCGTACGAGGATTACCAGAAGATCATTCAGGTCAGCCGGTGTCACGTATACCTGACCGTGCCGTTCGTTCTGTCCTGGAGCCTGCTTGAGTCGATGTCGATGGGTGCGACCATCGTTGCGTCAGATGTGGCCCCGGTGCGGGAGGCGATCACCCACGGCGAAAACGGGCTGCTGGCGGATTTCTTCAAACCCGAAGATATCGCGCGCAAGGTTATGGACGTGTTGGAGCGGCCGGGCACCTACGCCCATCTCGGGCCGAACGCGCGCAAGCATGTGGTGAAAAACTACGATTTCACAAAGGTTTGCCTGCCCGAGCATCTGCGGCAAATCAATGGGTTGGTGCCAAAAGCGAAACGCATCGCTCTGCCCTGA
- the galE gene encoding UDP-glucose 4-epimerase GalE, translated as MAEKILLTGGAGYIGSHTYVALLAASYEVTILDNFQNANRSVIDRLEQLTGQPVSFAEADIRDATTLAGLFAEYQFDAVVHFAALKAVSESVERPLDYFDVNISGLINLLRVMDAAGCRNIVFSSSATVYGVPDETPTPETAEFRAMNPYGQTKISGEQILNQLTAADDRWNVGILRYFNPAGAHDSALIGEDPRDIPNNLMPFIAKVAAGELEELQVFGDDYDTPDGTGVRDYIHVDDLAKGHVLSLAALLGDGQSHLVNLGTGEGHSVLEMVSAYKRASNRDVPYRITERRAGDVPVYVARADKAEEILGFKTERNLDEMCASSWKWIAGPHSSEDPGPEEKG; from the coding sequence ATGGCGGAGAAGATCCTACTAACGGGCGGCGCGGGCTATATCGGCTCACACACCTATGTTGCACTGCTCGCAGCGAGCTACGAGGTGACGATCCTCGATAACTTCCAGAACGCAAACCGTTCTGTCATCGACCGTCTGGAGCAATTGACGGGCCAACCGGTCTCCTTTGCTGAGGCGGATATCCGCGACGCGACCACGCTTGCCGGCTTGTTCGCGGAGTATCAATTCGATGCAGTCGTGCATTTCGCGGCGCTAAAGGCCGTCAGCGAAAGTGTCGAACGCCCGCTGGATTATTTCGACGTGAATATCAGCGGTTTGATCAACCTGTTGCGCGTCATGGATGCGGCGGGCTGTCGGAACATCGTCTTCTCTTCTTCCGCCACGGTTTATGGCGTTCCGGATGAGACGCCGACGCCAGAGACCGCCGAATTCCGAGCCATGAACCCCTATGGTCAGACCAAGATCAGCGGCGAGCAGATCCTGAACCAGCTGACTGCTGCTGATGATCGCTGGAACGTCGGCATCCTTCGCTACTTCAACCCGGCAGGTGCGCATGACAGCGCGTTGATCGGCGAAGACCCCCGCGACATTCCAAACAATCTGATGCCGTTTATCGCAAAGGTTGCCGCAGGCGAGTTGGAGGAGTTGCAGGTCTTTGGGGACGACTACGACACCCCAGACGGCACCGGTGTGCGCGATTACATCCATGTGGACGATCTGGCCAAAGGCCATGTCCTGTCGCTCGCTGCATTGCTGGGGGACGGCCAAAGCCACCTTGTCAACCTTGGCACTGGCGAGGGTCATTCGGTTCTGGAAATGGTTTCTGCCTACAAGCGGGCCAGCAACCGCGATGTGCCCTACCGCATAACCGAACGCCGTGCAGGCGATGTGCCGGTCTATGTGGCACGCGCGGACAAAGCGGAAGAAATCCTCGGCTTCAAGACTGAGCGTAATCTTGATGAGATGTGCGCCTCCTCCTGGAAATGGATCGCCGGGCCGCATAGTAGCGAAGATCCGGGACCGGAGGAAAAGGGATGA
- a CDS encoding NAD-dependent epimerase/dehydratase family protein, whose product MSRTILVTGSSGFIGFHLCQRLLNDGWRVIGIDAMTDYYDVGLKEGRLAQLDPHGAFTNVTARIEDPGVLHDLFETHRPEAVIHLAAQAGVRYSIENPESYVQANLIGTFRLLEAMRAFPPKHSLLASTSSAYGANTDMPYAEQMKTDHQMSFYAATKKSNEVMAHSYAHLYDLPVTMFRFFTVYGPWGRPDMAPHLFTSAIFEGRPIKVFNHGEMSRDFTYVTDLVDGIVRLIDAVPGSEPVEGDSLSPVAPHRIVNIGNSDSVPLMEFIGAIEAATGIEAEKNFMEMQPGDVPATWADASLLQHLTQYKPKTPVSDGVAQFVAWYRDYYQV is encoded by the coding sequence ATGAGCCGCACCATTCTTGTAACGGGCTCGTCCGGCTTTATCGGCTTTCACCTGTGTCAGCGTTTGCTGAACGATGGCTGGCGGGTGATCGGCATCGACGCCATGACCGATTACTACGATGTTGGGTTGAAAGAAGGGCGGCTTGCGCAGCTCGATCCCCATGGGGCGTTCACCAATGTCACTGCACGCATCGAAGATCCCGGCGTGTTGCACGATCTGTTTGAGACGCACCGCCCTGAGGCAGTGATTCACCTCGCCGCGCAGGCAGGCGTGCGCTACTCGATTGAAAATCCGGAAAGCTATGTTCAGGCCAACCTGATCGGCACTTTCCGCCTTTTGGAAGCAATGCGGGCCTTCCCGCCAAAGCATTCGCTCTTGGCGTCTACCTCCTCGGCCTACGGTGCGAACACCGACATGCCCTATGCCGAGCAGATGAAGACTGACCATCAGATGTCGTTCTATGCCGCCACGAAGAAATCGAACGAGGTGATGGCGCATAGCTATGCCCACCTCTACGACCTGCCCGTGACCATGTTCCGCTTTTTCACGGTCTACGGCCCATGGGGTCGGCCCGACATGGCCCCGCATCTGTTCACCAGCGCGATCTTCGAAGGACGGCCCATCAAGGTCTTCAACCATGGCGAGATGAGCCGTGACTTTACTTATGTGACTGATCTGGTCGACGGCATCGTGCGCCTGATCGACGCCGTACCAGGGTCCGAGCCTGTTGAAGGCGACAGCCTCAGCCCAGTCGCCCCGCACCGGATCGTGAATATCGGCAACTCCGACTCTGTCCCCTTGATGGAGTTCATCGGCGCCATTGAGGCCGCAACGGGCATCGAAGCTGAAAAGAATTTCATGGAGATGCAGCCAGGGGACGTCCCCGCCACTTGGGCCGATGCCAGCCTGTTGCAGCATCTGACGCAGTACAAACCGAAGACGCCAGTTTCCGATGGTGTGGCACAATTCGTGGCTTGGTATCGTGACTATTATCAGGTCTGA
- a CDS encoding (R)-mandelonitrile lyase: protein MKISRSAELGTTAGPQDYFTGDVSITPLRQPNGPDRAGVLRVRFASGARTAWHTHPLGQLLIVTQGEGWVQTEGEPKQIIRPGDVVWFEPGERHWHGASASSDMEHIAIQEAQDGRAADWAEQVTEADYLG, encoded by the coding sequence ATGAAAATCAGCCGTTCCGCCGAACTTGGCACGACCGCCGGGCCACAGGATTATTTCACAGGCGATGTCTCAATCACACCGCTCCGCCAGCCGAACGGGCCGGACCGGGCTGGGGTCTTACGGGTCCGCTTTGCTTCAGGCGCCCGCACGGCTTGGCACACCCACCCGCTTGGTCAGTTGCTGATCGTGACGCAGGGCGAAGGATGGGTGCAAACCGAGGGTGAGCCCAAGCAAATCATTCGACCCGGTGACGTGGTTTGGTTCGAACCCGGTGAGCGGCATTGGCACGGGGCGAGCGCGTCGTCAGATATGGAGCATATAGCGATACAAGAGGCGCAGGATGGTCGAGCGGCTGATTGGGCCGAACAAGTGACAGAGGCTGATTATCTGGGGTAG
- a CDS encoding UDP-glucose/GDP-mannose dehydrogenase family protein — MRITMIGTGYVGLVSGVCFSDFGHDVICVDKDPRKIEMLRAGEVPIYEPGLDTLMEKNVEAGRLSFTTDLKAAVDGAEAVFIAVGTPTRRGDGHADLTFVMAAAEEVAQALTGYAVIVTKSTVPVGTNRKVKQAVAKANPEADFDVASNPEFLREGAAIDDFMRPDRVVVGVQSERAGEVMAEIYRPLFLRDFPIVTTDLESAEMIKYAANAFLATKITFINEIAALCEKVGADVKEVSKGVGMDGRIGNKFLHAGPGYGGSCFPKDTSALARIGQDYAAPQSIVETVIRVNDDIKHRMIEKLRDLCDGSFNGKTIAVLGVTFKPNTDDMRDAPSLTIVPALVGGGAKVRVVDPQGRREGEDLLPGVNWADDPYKAAHNADLVVILTEWNEFRALDLDRMAKKMATPRMADLRNIYSPRDAKRAGFESYEGVGR; from the coding sequence ATGCGCATCACGATGATTGGCACCGGCTATGTCGGCCTTGTTTCGGGTGTTTGTTTCTCTGACTTTGGGCACGATGTGATTTGTGTCGACAAGGATCCGCGCAAGATTGAGATGTTGCGGGCGGGTGAGGTGCCGATCTACGAGCCGGGCCTCGACACGCTGATGGAAAAGAATGTGGAAGCCGGCCGGCTTTCCTTCACAACAGACCTCAAGGCTGCGGTGGATGGAGCTGAGGCAGTGTTCATCGCCGTGGGCACGCCCACACGTCGCGGCGATGGCCATGCCGATCTGACCTTTGTGATGGCCGCAGCGGAAGAGGTCGCGCAAGCGCTGACGGGTTACGCGGTGATTGTCACCAAATCGACCGTGCCCGTGGGCACCAACCGCAAGGTTAAACAGGCGGTGGCCAAGGCTAACCCAGAGGCCGATTTCGACGTTGCCTCCAACCCGGAATTCCTGCGGGAAGGCGCCGCGATCGACGACTTCATGCGCCCTGACCGTGTTGTTGTTGGTGTGCAGTCCGAACGTGCGGGTGAGGTGATGGCCGAAATCTACCGCCCCCTGTTCCTGCGCGATTTCCCGATTGTCACGACCGATCTGGAATCGGCCGAGATGATCAAATACGCCGCCAACGCATTTCTTGCGACCAAGATCACCTTCATCAACGAAATTGCCGCGCTGTGCGAAAAGGTCGGCGCGGATGTGAAGGAAGTGTCCAAAGGCGTGGGCATGGACGGGCGCATCGGGAACAAGTTCTTGCATGCCGGACCGGGCTACGGCGGATCGTGCTTTCCGAAAGATACCAGCGCGCTGGCCCGGATCGGGCAGGACTACGCCGCGCCACAGAGCATCGTGGAAACAGTCATCCGTGTGAACGATGACATCAAGCACCGGATGATCGAGAAATTGCGCGACCTATGTGACGGGTCGTTCAACGGCAAGACCATCGCCGTGCTCGGCGTCACATTCAAACCCAACACCGATGATATGCGCGATGCCCCCTCGCTGACGATTGTGCCCGCGCTGGTGGGTGGTGGTGCCAAAGTGCGTGTCGTCGATCCGCAAGGCCGCCGTGAGGGGGAAGACCTGTTGCCCGGCGTGAACTGGGCGGACGATCCCTACAAGGCCGCGCACAACGCTGATCTTGTGGTGATCCTGACCGAGTGGAATGAGTTCCGCGCGCTCGATCTTGATCGGATGGCCAAGAAGATGGCGACACCGCGCATGGCGGACCTTCGCAACATTTACAGCCCGCGCGATGCGAAGCGCGCCGGATTCGAATCCTATGAAGGTGTCGGGCGTTGA
- a CDS encoding SIS domain-containing protein, whose product MAKDNTPSLRDTGARVLKTEGDAVRALAEALPADFEAAAEAVLATKGRVILSGIGKSGHIARKISATFASTGTPSAFVHPAEASHGDLGMVMPGDLAILISNSGETSELRDIVAHVARFSIPLVAISKKADSTLMRAADHRLLLPDVEEACSLRMAPTTSTTLTLALGDALAVAVMERRGFQPEQFRTFHPGGKLGAQLSTVAQLMHGADALPLVEADTPMPETLVVMSEKSFGIAGVVEGGALVGVISDGDLRRNITHLTDQPAGEVATRHPRVIGPDMLAAEAMAMMSENKITALFVVDADSRPIGLVHLHDLLRAGLA is encoded by the coding sequence ATGGCCAAAGATAATACCCCCTCCTTGCGCGATACCGGGGCGCGCGTGCTGAAAACCGAAGGCGATGCCGTGCGCGCCTTGGCCGAGGCGTTGCCCGCGGATTTCGAAGCGGCTGCCGAGGCTGTGCTGGCAACAAAAGGCCGCGTGATCCTTTCTGGGATCGGCAAATCCGGCCATATCGCACGTAAGATCAGCGCGACGTTCGCCTCCACCGGAACCCCATCGGCCTTTGTGCATCCGGCTGAGGCCAGCCATGGCGATCTGGGCATGGTCATGCCGGGCGATCTGGCGATCCTGATTTCCAATTCCGGCGAAACATCCGAGCTGCGCGATATCGTGGCCCATGTTGCGCGCTTTTCGATCCCTTTGGTGGCGATCTCGAAAAAGGCCGACAGCACGTTGATGCGCGCCGCCGATCACCGCCTGTTGCTGCCGGATGTGGAAGAGGCCTGCTCACTTCGCATGGCACCGACAACCTCGACCACCCTCACGCTTGCCTTGGGGGATGCGTTGGCGGTTGCGGTGATGGAACGGCGCGGTTTCCAGCCCGAACAGTTCCGCACCTTTCATCCCGGTGGAAAGCTTGGCGCACAGTTATCGACGGTGGCACAACTGATGCACGGGGCTGACGCCCTGCCTTTGGTTGAGGCCGATACACCTATGCCTGAGACGCTTGTCGTGATGTCCGAGAAAAGCTTTGGCATTGCCGGAGTAGTGGAAGGCGGGGCGCTTGTCGGCGTGATCTCAGACGGAGATTTGCGGCGCAATATAACGCATCTGACGGATCAGCCCGCCGGTGAAGTCGCGACCCGACATCCACGGGTCATCGGACCGGATATGCTGGCGGCTGAGGCCATGGCGATGATGTCCGAGAACAAGATCACGGCGCTGTTCGTGGTGGACGCGGACAGCAGGCCCATTGGCCTCGTGCATTTGCACGATCTGTTACGCGCAGGCCTGGCCTGA
- a CDS encoding NUDIX domain-containing protein, translating to MNRRFGAAPRHDVRYPPRPGAYVIIDAGDCLLASFQESPFPELQLPGGGIDPGEGTLSALHREVMEETGYRIHSIRRLGMFHRYTFMPDYDRYAQKLCSIYCARLGPRVSDPTEPGHSAVFLPWSVALEKLAVAGDREYVARYLGL from the coding sequence ATGAACCGCCGTTTCGGTGCCGCACCCCGCCACGATGTCCGCTATCCGCCCCGACCCGGGGCTTATGTGATCATCGACGCGGGCGATTGCCTGCTCGCTTCCTTTCAGGAGTCGCCCTTTCCCGAACTCCAACTCCCCGGTGGCGGGATCGACCCGGGCGAGGGTACACTGTCCGCTCTGCACCGCGAAGTGATGGAGGAAACCGGCTACCGCATCCACTCCATCCGCCGTCTAGGCATGTTCCACCGCTACACCTTCATGCCGGATTATGACCGTTACGCGCAGAAGCTGTGCAGCATTTACTGTGCCCGTTTGGGCCCGCGTGTGTCGGACCCGACCGAACCGGGCCACAGCGCCGTCTTTTTGCCATGGAGCGTTGCGCTGGAGAAGCTGGCCGTGGCTGGCGACCGCGAATATGTGGCCCGTTATCTAGGGCTGTAA
- a CDS encoding PP2C family protein-serine/threonine phosphatase — protein MSIATAPSPELQDAPFGVKAEPLKVLVLDDSPAQRNLVCALLRKWGHHAISTGDPNEALVHARDPKISLILCDWMMPEMTGPEFCRRLREDVTGSYAYVLLLTSRSERNALTEGLEAGADDFLQKPVSPPELRARMNAGARIVAMQRELRSKNGILSDALDELQGLYGAIDRDLDEARRLQLALLQDRRRAFDGAEVSLMLEASGHVGGDMVGYFPVTDDTVGLFSLDVSGHGVASAMIAARIAGMLSEASPDQNISLVRGLDGSLVDLPPDIAAGRLNDLMLKEVQTDRYFTIALAFLNLDTGLVRMVQAGHPHPMVQRVDGMVEMVGDGDMPVGLLPEIPFRSFEVQLHPGDRLLLYSDGLTECPRPDGEMLEEEGLIDMMQRNQASGGTDFLETLREDLVAFAGSADFPDDISALLLEYTGRPLQP, from the coding sequence ATGAGTATTGCGACCGCTCCGTCGCCGGAGCTGCAAGACGCCCCCTTCGGTGTGAAAGCCGAGCCGTTGAAGGTGCTGGTTCTGGATGACAGTCCGGCACAGCGGAACCTTGTTTGCGCGCTTCTGCGGAAGTGGGGGCATCACGCAATCTCGACAGGTGATCCCAACGAAGCGCTCGTCCATGCCCGAGACCCGAAGATTTCGCTGATCCTGTGCGATTGGATGATGCCAGAAATGACCGGGCCGGAATTCTGCCGCCGCCTTCGTGAGGACGTCACTGGAAGCTACGCATATGTCCTGCTGCTGACCTCTCGTAGTGAGCGCAACGCCTTGACCGAAGGGCTGGAAGCAGGGGCGGACGATTTTCTACAAAAGCCGGTCAGTCCGCCGGAGTTGCGCGCCCGCATGAATGCAGGTGCGCGTATCGTGGCGATGCAGCGCGAATTACGCAGCAAGAATGGTATTCTGTCGGACGCTCTGGACGAATTGCAGGGGCTTTACGGCGCTATTGACCGCGATCTTGATGAAGCGCGGCGCCTTCAGCTTGCCCTGCTTCAGGATCGACGCCGTGCCTTCGACGGGGCGGAGGTTTCCCTAATGCTGGAGGCCAGCGGCCATGTCGGCGGGGATATGGTGGGCTATTTCCCTGTGACCGACGACACAGTCGGGCTGTTCAGCCTCGATGTGTCGGGCCACGGGGTCGCCTCGGCCATGATTGCGGCGCGGATTGCGGGCATGCTTTCCGAGGCCTCACCAGACCAGAACATCTCGCTGGTGCGCGGCCTTGATGGGTCATTGGTTGATCTGCCGCCTGACATTGCAGCCGGTCGCCTGAACGATCTGATGCTGAAAGAGGTGCAGACAGACCGCTATTTCACAATCGCGCTGGCCTTCCTGAACCTTGATACTGGATTGGTGCGCATGGTTCAGGCCGGGCATCCACATCCCATGGTGCAGCGTGTCGACGGGATGGTTGAGATGGTTGGAGACGGCGATATGCCCGTGGGCCTCCTTCCGGAAATCCCGTTCCGCTCTTTCGAGGTGCAGCTTCATCCCGGCGACCGCCTGCTGCTTTATTCCGATGGGCTGACAGAATGCCCGCGCCCCGATGGCGAGATGCTGGAGGAAGAAGGGTTGATCGACATGATGCAGCGCAATCAGGCCAGTGGCGGGACGGATTTTCTGGAAACGCTGCGCGAAGATCTTGTCGCGTTCGCGGGGTCTGCCGACTTCCCTGATGATATCTCGGCCCTGTTGCTGGAATACACAGGCCGCCCGTTACAGCCCTAG